Below is a genomic region from bacterium.
TTGTTATCTCGCGTAGCTGAAATTCCGTTCGACTCCACTCGCAAGCGAATGACCACGATCCATGTAGACGAAAGTGGACTTACCTGTGCGTTTACCAAGGGGGCTTTGGATGTAGTACTGCCTCGCTGTAACCAGGAAATGACCAATGGTAGCTTGCATGAACTTACAGATGAGAGGGTAGCAGAGATTAATGCGTTAGGCGAACAGTTTGCTTCACGAGGCTCACGCATAATTGCAGCAGCTACTCGCTCATTCAAGCAAACACCTAGAGACATTAGCGAAGACCTTATCGAGCGGGATCTCGTTTTTTTAGGTTTCGCTGGTATCAGCGACCCTTCTCGGCCTGAGGCTGCATCAGCAGTGCGAAAGTGCAGGGATGCAGGTATCCATGTGATGATGATCACAGGTGACCATCGGTTGACGGCTGCTGCTATTGGTTCCGATTTAGGAATCGCGTCCGCGGATGACATTGTGTGCGAAGGGAGCATGCTGGATGATTTTGACGATGATGGGCTTGCAGAACAGGTTCGTCACTGTCGTGTATTCGCCCGTGTCTCTCCTGAACACAAGGTTAGGATAGTAACAGCCCTTCAGGAAAGCGGCCATGTTGTCGCTATGACAGGCGATGGTGTGAACGATGCGCCCAGCCTCAAAAAAGCAGATGTTGGTATTGCTATGGGCATCACAGGAACAGATGTCAGTCGCGAAGCCTCAGACATGGTACTTACAGATGACAACTTTGCGACCATCGTCCACGCTGTAGAGGAAGGCCGGACCATCTATGACAACATCCGGAAATTCGTTCGCTACACCCTCGCTACCAACCTAGGTGAGGTATTAACCATGTTTTGCGGAATGCTCGCAGGGCTTCCGTTGCCGCTTCTTCCTATTCAAATTCTTTGGATTAACCTTGTGACGGATGGTCTTCCTGCACTTGCTCTTGGTGTAGAGCCTGCGGAAGGCGATGTGATGAAGCGGCCTCCACGAAATCCAAACGAGAACCTCTTTGCTAGAGGTCTCTGGCAGCACATACTATGGGTCGGCGCATTTATGGCTGCTGCCACACTGACGTTGTTTGCTTTAGAAGAGAAGAAGCATGGTGTGGAGTATGCTCGAACGATGGCGTTTTTCACTATTGCCGCGTTCCAACTCTTCCACGTGCTTGCGATACGCAGAGAGCGCGAATCGGCTTTCAAGACCAAGTTGAGCGCCAACCCATTTCTAGCCTTGGCCGTAATAGGTACCTTCGCCATGCAAATCGTGATTACCTACGTAAGCCCGATTGCAAGCGTGTTCAAGAACGTACCTATCAGCTTTTCAGACCTATTACTATGCACCGCAGTCTCCAGTTCACTCTTTTTTGCCGTAGAGCTTGAAAAAGCTTTATTCCGAAAACATTCACGTTCTTAGTTGTAATGGATGATCAATCATGAATAACATAAAACTCTTTCTTCTCTTAGGATGCCTGACTGGGATATTTGTACTTATTGGCAGTCAGTTTGGGGGATCTGGTGGCGCAATCATTGCCCTTGGCTTCGCTGCAGTCATGAACCTTGGCGCATATTTCTTTAGTGACCGAATTGTGCTTGCCATGTACCGAGCAAAAGAAGTGAACGAGGTTGATGAACCCAGGCTGTATGGTACTGTTCGACTTCTTGTTCAGCAGGCACGTATGCCAATGCCAAAGGTCTATATTATCGAAGAGGATGCTCCGAACGCATTTGCAACTGGGCGCAGTCCAAAACATGCTGCAATCGCAGCGACAACCGGCCTTGTGCGCCTTGTAAGCGATGAGGAACTTAAGGGCGTAATGGCTCACGAACTCGCACATGTCGCCAATCGCGATATCTTGATTGGAACAATCGCAGCCACTGCGGCGGGTGCGATCACAATGATTGCAACGATGATCCGATGGGGCGCCCTCTTTGGGGGAATTGGAAGCAACAGAGACGACGAGAATAACAGTGGATCAGGGGGCATCGTTGCTGCAATCGCAATTTCGATTATCGCTCCCATTGCCGCAATGCTTATTCAGATGGCCATTTCCCGTTCCAGGGAGTATCTCGCCGATCAGCGAGGAGCAAGATTGGCAGGCAACTCCATGGGATTGGCCAATGCTCTACGAAAACTGGAATTATCGGCTGGGAAATACGAGGCTTTGTCTAGCCCCGCTACGGCGCATATGTTCATCGTGAATCCTCTTTCCGCTAAAGGGATTACCCGACTCTTCAGCACGCATCCGCCAACGGCTGAAAGAATTGCTCGACTAGAGGCTATGTCGAAGTTGACAAACTTGGAGGTCTCGAAGTGAGCACGGTAGTCATATCAAGAGGCATCTTGGACGGATCAACAGCAGAGCGGCTTCGAACGCTTCCTCTGATCGAAAAGTCTCACTTTTCTATCAGCATATGCTCAAGACGCCTGCCATGGCTCGGCAATGGCTCAGCTAACAAGATGTCTTCACACAGCACTAATTCTGAAGGAATCGTGAGAACTGGTAACTTTACTAATGAGTCTCTTCACGCTATCGCGCAACAACAACCAAAGATTATTGCCATATCCCAAGAGACAGGGCAAAAAGGATCACTCGCTCGATTGGCATCAGACGGTCTGTGTCTGTTAAACAAGGGGCGAACACCTGTTCTGCTGCTACCAACACCATTTTCAGCGCCTTCGAGTGGAAGGGTACTGATTGCCGCGATGTGTTCTGGCATACCGTCCGTGACCGATGGGACTAGCATACCAGGGTTACTAGATCTGAATGGAAGGGAGGTTGTTGTAATGTCTATCGCCCGTCCCTTCCATCCACCTTTTACTCGTGTCGCAATGGCTATGCGCGGCAATCAGTCGAGGGCGCTGCGTGAGATTTGGGAAGAGCAGACAGGCGAAGCGACAGTAC
It encodes:
- a CDS encoding cation-translocating P-type ATPase, translated to MTVEAEVQIREQLAELKTDSLCGLSEKEAQERLTTYGHNEIREAIQQSPYAKFFAQFKEVMSVLLIVAGIISALTGDITDTIVIAVVVLLNAIMGFVQEYRAEKTIAALKKLAVPAARVIREGRLMELPSHLLVPGDIVRVQAGDLVPADGRLTETVNLTVEEAPLTGESMPVEKDALHFCDSAAPIGDRKSELFLGTTVLQGRGTFVVQKTGMNTQLGNIAELIGKSPIKQTPLQKRLGQLGLYLAIGAVVVCAIVFAAGIFQGRDLKTMLLTAISLAVAAVPESLPAVITISLALGAQRMAKRNALIRKLPAVETLGCVTTICSDKTGTLTQNKMQVQCLYAGGHLLSRSEEGFVEEADILEGDGFIGIEDAGIKGFFESVSLCNDANIQYIEGGSIQAIGDPTETSLVLAAIHAGLDVSESKRLLSRVAEIPFDSTRKRMTTIHVDESGLTCAFTKGALDVVLPRCNQEMTNGSLHELTDERVAEINALGEQFASRGSRIIAAATRSFKQTPRDISEDLIERDLVFLGFAGISDPSRPEAASAVRKCRDAGIHVMMITGDHRLTAAAIGSDLGIASADDIVCEGSMLDDFDDDGLAEQVRHCRVFARVSPEHKVRIVTALQESGHVVAMTGDGVNDAPSLKKADVGIAMGITGTDVSREASDMVLTDDNFATIVHAVEEGRTIYDNIRKFVRYTLATNLGEVLTMFCGMLAGLPLPLLPIQILWINLVTDGLPALALGVEPAEGDVMKRPPRNPNENLFARGLWQHILWVGAFMAAATLTLFALEEKKHGVEYARTMAFFTIAAFQLFHVLAIRRERESAFKTKLSANPFLALAVIGTFAMQIVITYVSPIASVFKNVPISFSDLLLCTAVSSSLFFAVELEKALFRKHSRS
- a CDS encoding zinc metalloprotease HtpX is translated as MNNIKLFLLLGCLTGIFVLIGSQFGGSGGAIIALGFAAVMNLGAYFFSDRIVLAMYRAKEVNEVDEPRLYGTVRLLVQQARMPMPKVYIIEEDAPNAFATGRSPKHAAIAATTGLVRLVSDEELKGVMAHELAHVANRDILIGTIAATAAGAITMIATMIRWGALFGGIGSNRDDENNSGSGGIVAAIAISIIAPIAAMLIQMAISRSREYLADQRGARLAGNSMGLANALRKLELSAGKYEALSSPATAHMFIVNPLSAKGITRLFSTHPPTAERIARLEAMSKLTNLEVSK